In Planktothrix tepida PCC 9214, the genomic window AAAAATAATGGGAGAATCTTTGTCCCCAGATCGTAAATTTATTACTACTGAACCCCTGTTTATGGCAGGAGAAAAAGCCGAATCTCAAGTCTGGATGGCGATTTGTCAAAGCTTTGAGCCACGAGATTGTATTGCCTATTGGCGTTATCCGATTTTCTCAAAATTGGGAACCTTTCGGAAAGAACCGGATATTTTAATCGTAGATGCAGAATTGGGATTAATTATTATTGAGGTGAAATCAATAACGATTGAGCAAATTCTGGGAATTACAGGTCATCGTTGGGAACTCCAAGAATTTTATACGACCCAGGCGAACCCCTATCAACAGGCAGAACATCAACTCTTTGCCCTACTGGACTATTGCAATTTAGAAGAGATTCTGCATCAGAAGGTTCCGGGTCGTGTCCTCGTCGCCTTACCTCGCATTCTTCACTCTCAATGGCAATACCGGGGATTTGATCGGTTGCCGAGTTCTCCTCCTATTCTATTTCAAGAGGATCTGGGGTTTAAGGGGGTCGAATCTTCGATCACAGCAAACACACCCTTTTTCTCGGAACCGTCACCTGTCAACGGTCAAGATTCCAGTTTAATTGAAAAAATTGAGAATGCACCGTTAGTCACGCGGGGAAGTGAACTTTCTGAGGAACAATGGGGACTGTTAAAGGCGGTCATTAGTGGAACACCGTTATTTCGTCCACCGACTCGTCGCTTTTTTTTCAGCCAAACGGATGATTTAGAAACCGCTTTAACCCGCAGTGCGGTCTTAGCTATTGCTAGACAACGTATTTCTGAACTGGATTTACAACAGGAACAAATTGCCAAAGTGATCCCCCCAGGGCCACAACGAATTCGGGGAATTGCGGGTTCAGGAAAAACGGTGTTACTGTGTCAAAAAGCAGCACAAATGCACCTGAAAAATCCTGAATGGGATATTGCGTTTGTATTTTTTAGTCGGAGTTTATATGATCCAATTTTACAACAAATTGATCAATGGTTAAGGCGATTTAGTTGCAATCAAATCAGGTATGATCCCCAGAATTCTAAATTAAAAGTTCTTCATGCTTGGGGGGCAAAGGATCAACCCGGTTTTTATCGCACCATTTGTCAAGCTGCGGGAGTTTGGAGCCAAAGTGTTCAACAAACAACTCGTTCAAACGCGAATGAAGCCTTAGCAGAAGCTTGTTATCATTTATTAGCATCGGCAACGATTCCCGCTATTTTTGATGCTATTTTAATTGATGAAGGTCAGGATTTTATTGTTGAGGAAGATCTAAAATTTGAGGGAAAACAGCCCTTTTATTGGATGGCGTATCAAGCCTTACGTCCTGTTCATCGGGAAGAAGACAATAATTCTGAAATTCCTCAAAAACGCTTGATTTGGGCTTATGATGAAGTTCAAAGTTTAGAAAGTTTAAAAGTGCCGACGGCGAGTGAATTATTTGGAGATGAGTGGGGACAATTAGTTACGGGAGAATATGGCAACGGAATTAAAAAAACAGAGATTATGTCTCGATGTTATCGGATTCCAGCCCCGATTTTAACGGCGGCTCATGGGATTGGTTTGGGGTTATTGCGTCCGCAAGGATTATTAACCGGAATGAAGTGGGCAGAAGATTGGGAAACGATGGGGTATAAAGTCATATTAACAAATTTGAAAGAACCAGAAAATGATCCCCACAATTCTCCTTTAAAATTGGGCGAAACGATTACCCTTTATCGTCCTGAACACAATTCACCTAATCCTGTATCAGCGTTATGGAAAAAACCTTTAATTGAATTTGAAGCTTATCGTTCTCGTTCCGAAGAATTAACCGCCTTAAGCGATCGCATTCTATATAACTTAAAAATTGATGGCTTGCGTCCCAGTCGAGAAATTTTAGTCATTGTTTTAGGAATGGGATGGGAAGCGATAGAACTTGAAACCAAGATTGCTAACTTTTTAATGCAGCAAGGAATTGATATTTTTATCCCTGGAACACCGGACTGTAATATTCTCAAACCGACTTCTAATAATGCCCATGCGAATCAATTTTGGTGTGAAGGCGGGGTAACTATTTCTCGTATTCATCGAGCGAAAGGACATGAAGCTGATATGGTTTATTTGGTGGGTTTAGATCAAATTGCGGTTGCTGAAAATAATCTTAATTTCCGTAATCAATTATTTGTGGCGATGACTCGTTCACGGGGTTGGCTGAGGTTAAGCGGTTTAGGTTCCTATCCTTTTTATGAAGAATTAGCACGAGTCATTGAAAGCGGAAATACTTTAACGTTTCGTTTACGGTTTCCCCCCCAACGGGATATTAGCATCACCGATGGCGGAGAACTGCTGCGAAGATATAAGAATGGCGATCGCAATTTTCAAGGCGCAAATCTATCCGCTCTCGATTTAACGGGGGTGAATTTAAGTCATGCTAATTTAATTGGAGCGAATCTTCAACAAACCAACCTCACCCATGCTAACTTAAATTACGCTAAATTAGTAGTGGCGAATTTAAGCCAAGCTAACATGACAGGTGCTAATCTACAGCGAGTCAAATGTGTTGGCACTAATTTACAACAGACTCGATTGAATTCTTGTGATTTGAGTCGTGCAGATCTCAGTCATGCTGATTTGAGTCAGGCGCAATTGGTTCGTGCTAATTTGAAGGATGCTAATTTGAGTGGGACAAATTTAACACAGGCTGATCTTTCCTATGCTACTCTTCAGGGTGCTGTTGTTAATGAGGCCAACGGCACAGAAGTAATCCTAACAGGGGCAATATTACCCGATGGTTGGATATTTGCAGGGGCTATCGGACGACCCTCACTGAATCAATTATCATGAAAAGAGTTGAGGATGTTGAGCGCTGAGAGTTGACCGTTGTATGTTCTGACACCCGCTACCTCCACCCGCCACCGCGTACTCAACAAACCGCTTCGTAACTTGCCTTTCTGATGTGAAGGAGTGAGGTGTTAATCACCACACGTCCTATTTCCAGATGACACCCTTTCCCGGTTTCGATAAACAAGAACCCCGCTATGATCACTTTACCTGGCTATCAGATTCTTAACCCGATCTATAATGGTTCGAGAACACTGGTTTATCGTGGGATTCGTTTGTCTGATGGTTACCCGGTTGTGATTAAACTATTACGCAGTGAATATCCAACCGTACCCTCTTTGATTGAATTTAGAAATCAATATCGCATTGCCAAAGCTCTTAATATATCCGGTATTGTTCCGATTCTGGATTTGGAACCCTATTGTAATGGGTTTGCCTTGATTATGGCTGATCAAGGCTATATTTCACTAGCCGATTATTTAGTACAGCGAGAACTAACCTTAAGTGAATTATTAAAAATTGCCATTGAAATTACTCAAATTTTAGAACAATTGTATCAACATCGGGTGATTCATAAAGATGTTAAACTGCAAAATATTTTAATTCACCCGGAAACTTTGAAAGTTCAACTGATTGATTTTAGTATTTCTATTCAACTGAATCATTCCCATCAAGAAGTTGTTAATTCTCAAGGATTAGAAGGAACTTTAGCTTATATGTCTCCCGAACAAACCGGACGAACCCATCGGGGTATTGATTATCGCACAGATTTGTATTCTTTAGGCGTAACACTTTATCAATTATTAACTCGAAAACTTCCGTTTCCATCTTCTGATCCCCTAGAATTAATTCATGCTCATTTAGCCCTGCTTCCTCAGCCTTTAAGCGAAATTAAACCGACCTTACCGATAATGCTCAATAATATTATTTTAAAATTGATGGCTAAAAATCCAGAGGAGCGTTATCAAACTCCATTAGGACTGCGCTATGATTTAGAAAATTGTTTAGAACAATGGGAAAAACTGGGGGATATTCCTCCGTTTCCTTTGGCGACGATTGACTTAAATGATCGATTTATTATTCCCAATAAATTTTATGGACGAGAGCCAGAAATTGAGCGTTTAAATTCGATTGTGAACACGGCTCAATCAGAAATTATTGTAATTACAGGTCAATCAGGAATTGGCAAGTCTTCCCTGGTTCAAGAATTCTATCAAACCGTTGCATATTGTGGAACAGGAGTTTTGCCTATAACTCATTGTGTCACCTTAGACAGTTATTTTATCACAGGCAAATTTGATCAATTTAAAACGAATACGCCTTTTTGGGGATGGGTACAAGGGATTAAACAATTAATTCAACAAGTATTAACTGAACCTTTGGAACAGGTAGAA contains:
- a CDS encoding pentapeptide repeat-containing protein, whose amino-acid sequence is MGESLSPDRKFITTEPLFMAGEKAESQVWMAICQSFEPRDCIAYWRYPIFSKLGTFRKEPDILIVDAELGLIIIEVKSITIEQILGITGHRWELQEFYTTQANPYQQAEHQLFALLDYCNLEEILHQKVPGRVLVALPRILHSQWQYRGFDRLPSSPPILFQEDLGFKGVESSITANTPFFSEPSPVNGQDSSLIEKIENAPLVTRGSELSEEQWGLLKAVISGTPLFRPPTRRFFFSQTDDLETALTRSAVLAIARQRISELDLQQEQIAKVIPPGPQRIRGIAGSGKTVLLCQKAAQMHLKNPEWDIAFVFFSRSLYDPILQQIDQWLRRFSCNQIRYDPQNSKLKVLHAWGAKDQPGFYRTICQAAGVWSQSVQQTTRSNANEALAEACYHLLASATIPAIFDAILIDEGQDFIVEEDLKFEGKQPFYWMAYQALRPVHREEDNNSEIPQKRLIWAYDEVQSLESLKVPTASELFGDEWGQLVTGEYGNGIKKTEIMSRCYRIPAPILTAAHGIGLGLLRPQGLLTGMKWAEDWETMGYKVILTNLKEPENDPHNSPLKLGETITLYRPEHNSPNPVSALWKKPLIEFEAYRSRSEELTALSDRILYNLKIDGLRPSREILVIVLGMGWEAIELETKIANFLMQQGIDIFIPGTPDCNILKPTSNNAHANQFWCEGGVTISRIHRAKGHEADMVYLVGLDQIAVAENNLNFRNQLFVAMTRSRGWLRLSGLGSYPFYEELARVIESGNTLTFRLRFPPQRDISITDGGELLRRYKNGDRNFQGANLSALDLTGVNLSHANLIGANLQQTNLTHANLNYAKLVVANLSQANMTGANLQRVKCVGTNLQQTRLNSCDLSRADLSHADLSQAQLVRANLKDANLSGTNLTQADLSYATLQGAVVNEANGTEVILTGAILPDGWIFAGAIGRPSLNQLS